A part of Ziziphus jujuba cultivar Dongzao chromosome 8, ASM3175591v1 genomic DNA contains:
- the LOC132804914 gene encoding protein LEAD-SENSITIVE 1-like, with product MGLISNRVPFKKMLKKGDHIYSYRNAHSYSHHGIFVEEDTVIHFTRTDEEPDLKPEPKCRICGYNPSAQRGVVKTCLKCFLDGHSLFRYEYEVSKSRFVVQTAGACSTGTADKPDVVIKRATEMWETNGFGKYVLLENNCETFAVYCKTGNKASMQAVSLKASGEIASKNLTEKSFSIMNVAKTGIKVLALERKLDTLLEDLSVHDNNLQKGKEVVAAVEGNYDEIECKNESKDIGQGEELLTTTP from the exons ATGGGTTTGATTTCAAACAGGGTACCTTTCAAGAAGATGCTCAAAAAAGGAGATCATATTTACAGCTATAGAAATGCTCACTCTTATTCCCACCACG GAATATTTGTGGAAGAAGATACAGTGATCCACTTCACAAGAACAGACGAAGAACCTGACTTGAAACCAGAACCCAAATGTAGAATCTGCGGCTACAATCCGAGCGCGCAACGAGGAGTTGTGAAAACTTGTCTCAAATGCTTCCTGGACGGTCACAGTCTCTTTCGCTACGAATACGAAGTTTCCAAATCTCGCTTCGTTGTGCAAACAGCAGGAGCATGCAGCACAGGGACAGCTGACAAGCCTGACGTGGTTATCAAACGGGCCACTGAGATGTGGGAAACCAATGGTTTCGGAAAGTATGTCCTTTTGGAGAATAACTGCGAGACCTTCGCGGTTTACTGCAAGACAGGCAACAAAGCAAGCATGCAGGCTGTCTCTCTGAAAGCTTCCGGCGAGATTGCTTCGAAAAACTTGACGGAGAAATCGTTTTCTATAATGAATGTTGCTAAGACTGGGATCAAAGTGTTGGCGCTGGAGAGGAAGTTGGACACCTTGCTTGAAGATTTATCGGTGCATGATAATAATCTGCAGAAGGGGAAGGAGGTGGTTGCAGCAGTGGAGGGTaattatgatgagattgagtgCAAGAATGAGAGCAAGGATATTGGCCAAGGAGAAGAACTACTTACCACTACTCCTTGA